The Pyrus communis chromosome 12, drPyrComm1.1, whole genome shotgun sequence genomic sequence tcaatattttttgtttgaagtgATAATATGGTAACTAATTAGAGTAATAATACGAGTaatgtttttttcattaaaatgataGAAATCGTAGGAGTACTAGAGAGATTCGAGATCGCTTCCCTTttatttatcaataaaaaaattcaaatagattgcatttttcaactattttaactAATCATATGATTTGATAATTACATGCTAAGTAACTGTTCATCGTAATAATTGATGTAATAAGTAACATCCAGTCACGTAATATGGCTAATTTATAATTCTAGATTCAGCAATAAGTAGAGATAGTAAAGGTAAGGAACATCAAATATGAACACAAGGTGACTTCTCTAAAAAGCACTTTGTTGATGCATAAAATCAGCAAgtactttggtacaacagaaagtgtcaagtttgtaaCCTTCGCTAGATTGCTCTGGTCGTTAGTGTGTATAAGTATGTAAATggatagagacagggaagcaaacaacacaagatgtacatgGTTCACctagattggctacgtccacggagtagagaaGTTCTCATtaattgtgaagggtttacacaaatacataggttcaagctctcatTTAATGAGTTCTAgcgaatagtttagtacaaatgacattcggaattattgtgggagaatgatcctcttttatagaagagagtttctagctttgttctgatattgacacgtgtcgcgCTATGATTGGTCTCTGATATCAACActtgtgttgtgattggcctcttggTTGGAGGGAAACTCTTATGGATTCTTGACGGTATACTATTGACCGGTAATTAATAATTTCGGAATTGATTGGTACAAACACACTTAATTCTTATAAGCGCTTTATCACTTGCTTCGTCCACTCGGTGGTATtcgtttgttttgtttggttaGTGGCGGGCAACGAGCCTGCAATGCCGCAATGTCACTTCGAATCCTcgcaccaaaaccaaaaccaaaacggCCGTCTCTGTTAGAAATTTGCGACGGAGATCTCGACCCCAGACAGTTCTACCAACTCCTCTCCCACGCCGTTACTTCCGGCGTCTTCGCCACCGACTCCGTCCTCTCCAGCAAGCTCCTCCTCCGCTCCCTCTCCCACCGCCGCCTCGAATTTTCCCGTGCCATCTTCTCCCAGATTCAAAACCCAAATAACTTCGCCTGCAACTTCATCTTCAAAGCCTTCTGCCACAGCTCCTCCCCGCAAGAAGCGCTCTTTCACTACAATCTCGTGCGACGTCGTTTTCCCCATTTGCTGCCGGATAACTACTCCTTCCCTTTCCTCTTCAAAGCATGCGGTCGTCTCAGTCTTCCCCACAAGGGCCAAGAGCTTCACTGTTTGGCAATCGCGCTCGGGCTCGAAACCGACGTCTTCGTTCAAAATGGCCTCGTTTCGATGTACTCCGCATGCGGAATGCTTCACTGTGCTCGTAAAGTCTTCGACTTGCTTCCTGTTTCAGTCCGCGACGTGGTGTCTTGGAACAGCATTGTTTCTGGGTATGTGCAGAGCAATCGGAACTGGGACGCACTCCAGATGTTCGACGaaatgcttgcatttacaaggCCCGATAATGTGACGTTGGTCAGTGCTCTCACTGCTTGTGGGAAGATGGGTTGTCTTCATTTGGGGAGGCAAATTCATGGGTTAGTGTTGGCAAGGGGGTTCACTTTGGACGTCTTCTTGGGTTCGTCTTTGATCGACATGTATGCGAAATGTGGGCGCATGGATGAGGCTCGAAAGGTTTTCGATAGAATTAGGGACAAAAATGTGGTGTGCTGGACTTCTATGATCGCTGGTTATGCTCAGTCACGTTCGTTCAAGGATACGATTGAATTGTTTAGGGAAATGCAATTAGATGGAGTTGAAGCAGACGCGGCAATGGTTGCTTGTGTGATATCAGCCTGCGGGCGTTCGGGTGCATTAGGCCATGGAAGATGGGTGCATACATACTGCGAAAGAATCGGCTTTTACACCAACATCTCCGTGAAGAATGCCTTGATTGACATGTATGCGAAGTGCGGAGACATTAAACGGGCTCTTGAAATTTTCCATGACATGAGCAATAGAGATGTATTTACATGGACTGCCATGATAACTGGTCTTGCTATGAACGGGGACTCTGTCGGAGCACTGGAAGTGTTTACACAAATGGAAGCGAGTGATGTGAGGCCGAACGAGGTCGCGTTCCTCGGCATCTTGTCAGCATGCAGTCATGGCGGGTTTGTGGATAAAGGTTTTCACTATTTCAGAGCCATGGCTGGAATATATAACCTCACTCCTCGCATTGAACACTACGGATGCATGGTGGATCTTCTTGGTCGAGCTAATCTGTTAAATGAAGCAGAGAAGTTCATCGGAGCTATGCCAATCCAACCTGATGTGGTTATATGGCGATCTCTGCTTTTTGCATGTAGGACTTATGGAAACATAGCATTGGCAGAGTTTATAGCCAAAAAGATTGAGGAATTAGAACCAAGAAAGTTTGAGTCTCGCGTTTTGTTATCGAATCTATATGCTTCGGCATCAAGGTGGCATGAAGTGAGCAGGATGAGGAAGGGTACGCCTCGTCAGGGTGCCCAGAAGCAGCCGGGTTGCTCTCTTATAGAAGTAGACGGTCTTGTTCATGAATTCATTGTTGCAGATTGTTCACATTGTCAAATTGATTCGATATACGAGACGCTTAGAGGAATGAACAAAGTCATACCATCAGAAAGATTTGATTAGGGAGTTTGGATGGTACACAATTCTTATTGGAAAGTTGGCAACCGAACAGAAAGATTTGAGGTATTGATGATTAGTTCAAGGTAGATGACAGTGCCAAGAATGGCGGTAGTTGCTCGAATGCGAATCCTGCTGTGTAATCCAGGATCATTAGGCAAAGAAGGGTTGCCTACTAAAGATTTGATGGCTGAGAGGCGCCGCCGGAAGAAGATCAACGACCACGACGGGATTAAAACCCTGGGATAAGGTTCTTGGGTGTTCAAATTCACCACTTGAGATAACCTCAAGGGTAATTAACCTCACaatgaattaataataatatgattaaaaaattcgcctttagcgagaatcgatcctaaaatctctcattcacaagcgaagaaaaatatcactagaccgtagtagtAAGTGGTTTCATTAAGTTGGAGTTGAAATTGCATTATTGCGCATTAAATACGGTTGTAAGATTGCTTTACATTAGAATTTCTAAAGTtccgtttgataattatttcagtttttgttttacaaaattacaaactgAAATCTTGATTGATATCTTTTCAAAGTATTGAGTTACAGTAACAAGCATAATCAGTACGCTACAGTCACAATAAAGACATAGAAGCAAAAAAGATAAATACAAGCAATTCACCGAAGTAAAAACCagagagtaaaaaaaaaaaacaaaagaaaaaggaaaaggataaCTAAGCGTTGGGTTGGGCATGGACAGGGTCTACTCCGACGTCCTTGACAGTCTCGGCTCACGAACGGGGCGGGTCGGGTTTGTAAGCGAAAACATCTTTCCGGATCGGATCCTTAACGGCGTGATTGTAGTCGTCAAACTCCTGAACATGCGCCACCTTCCTGAAAAACGAATTTTTAACGAACTTGTCAGACTCCTCCACCACGCGCTCCGGTTCCACCACCTCCGGCAGCGTCTCTCTCCGTTCCTTCTTCACGTAGACTTGGGGATTGTGCTTCAGGTGCTGCTTGGCGGTATGGAGCCCCAGCCCCACCGACACCGCTATCATCCCGACCACAACGTAGACCGGCACGAAGTCGCCCCTCATAAACCTCTTGAAGTTGCTCTGTTGGGGCTTTTCGGTGGCACCGGCAGCCGGGGAGTATGGTTTCATCTTCGGGGAAGTCGAGGTGGCGTATCCGCGTAAGGCGGTGGACATTTGTTTCCAGTGATTCTGCAGCATTTGATGCTCTTGGTAAGTAAGTAAatccttaa encodes the following:
- the LOC137709735 gene encoding pentatricopeptide repeat-containing protein At1g08070, chloroplastic-like; translated protein: MSLRILAPKPKPKRPSLLEICDGDLDPRQFYQLLSHAVTSGVFATDSVLSSKLLLRSLSHRRLEFSRAIFSQIQNPNNFACNFIFKAFCHSSSPQEALFHYNLVRRRFPHLLPDNYSFPFLFKACGRLSLPHKGQELHCLAIALGLETDVFVQNGLVSMYSACGMLHCARKVFDLLPVSVRDVVSWNSIVSGYVQSNRNWDALQMFDEMLAFTRPDNVTLVSALTACGKMGCLHLGRQIHGLVLARGFTLDVFLGSSLIDMYAKCGRMDEARKVFDRIRDKNVVCWTSMIAGYAQSRSFKDTIELFREMQLDGVEADAAMVACVISACGRSGALGHGRWVHTYCERIGFYTNISVKNALIDMYAKCGDIKRALEIFHDMSNRDVFTWTAMITGLAMNGDSVGALEVFTQMEASDVRPNEVAFLGILSACSHGGFVDKGFHYFRAMAGIYNLTPRIEHYGCMVDLLGRANLLNEAEKFIGAMPIQPDVVIWRSLLFACRTYGNIALAEFIAKKIEELEPRKFESRVLLSNLYASASRWHEVSRMRKGTPRQGAQKQPGCSLIEVDGLVHEFIVADCSHCQIDSIYETLRGMNKVIPSERFD
- the LOC137709729 gene encoding uncharacterized protein, translating into MAFRSMNHWKQMSTALRGYATSTSPKMKPYSPAAGATEKPQQSNFKRFMRGDFVPVYVVVGMIAVSVGLGLHTAKQHLKHNPQVYVKKERRETLPEVVEPERVVEESDKFVKNSFFRKVAHVQEFDDYNHAVKDPIRKDVFAYKPDPPRS